Genomic DNA from Eleutherodactylus coqui strain aEleCoq1 chromosome 8, aEleCoq1.hap1, whole genome shotgun sequence:
GGCGCAGTGCTGGAACGGGGGACTTGGGGAGTATACGactatgttcacacagggtggaaatgGCTGTGAGGTACAGCAGAGCCGCAGCGCAACATCCACATCAAAATCATTTGGTGCGAGAATTCGCCCTACATTAGAAGAGGTGGAATCTGCGCCAAAACCGGGTCCAATCAGACGGTGCGGACCAGAACCAGAACCACAGCACAGAATATATGGGGGATGCCTGTAAGGACCCACATAACAATCCCCAATGTGTGAGAGCGCCCTTATAACCGCTCCCTGCGTCCCTCTCCCCCCATCTATGACCCCAGGAGGTAGTTCAGTAGTCACCATGGTGATGACAGAAGCCCTGTGAGGTCGGACCGCCCTCATGGTTACCTTCCCGCCCTTCGCTCAAGGAGTCACGTGACCGTCACCACACAGAAGCCGCCGCAGCCTCCCCCGCCTAGCAGTCACGTGACCGTCACCACACAGAAGCCGCCGCTGTCTCCCCGCCTAGCAGTCACGTGGTCTGCTTGGCGGGCTTTTTGACGAGCAGCGGGTTTCCCTCACGGTCGGCGAGATGCAGCGGCAGTCACGGCTGAAGCGGGAGCTGCAGCTCCTCAGCACCGAGCCGCCGACCGGCATCAGCTGCTGGCAGGTGGACGATAACATGGAGCAGCTGCGGGCGCAGGTGGTGGGCCGCTCGGGCTCTCCCTACGAAGGCGGGGTGTTCAGCCTGGAGGTCGCCGTGCCGGAGAGATATCCCTTCCAGCCGCCGCGCCTGCTGTTTCTCACCCCCATTTACCACCCGAACATAGACACGGCCGGCAGGATCTGCCTGGACATCCTGAAGCCGCCGCCAGAGGGCGCCTGGAGGCCCGCGCTGAACCTGTCCTCCGTCCTCACCTCCATCCAGCTCCTCATGAACGAGCCGAACCCGGAGGACCCCCTCATGGCGGACATCGCCCGGGAGTACAAGTACCACAGGGCGGCGTACACGGCCACAGCGCGGGAGTGGACCGAGAAACACGCCAAACCCCGGGACACGGCCTTCAGTACCGGACAGAAGCGGCGCAGCGCTGACCAGCCCGAGCCCGCCAAGAAGCCGCGGCCCGGACTGCAGTGACTGTACAGGACAGTGCAGTAGCCTCCCTCGCCACCAGGTGGCAGTAGTGTCGGACTGTTGTGTTTTGCAATAAAAGCATATTGTATACAGAGAGGTCAGCTGTCCTGCCGTCAGGGGTCACCGACAGCAGGGTGTTAGCGTAGCTAAAGGTGATGGCAGAGTAACAGATAGTGGACTCGCCTGGTATGGAGCCTGGCTATGCACAGAGCTCCACCCCTGTGTGCCACGCCAACCTCCAAGCATCCTCACAGGTGGATAGTGCAGGTAGGGAGATGTCCGGGTCCGTCAGCCTCCAAGCATCCTCACAGGTGTATAGTGCAGGTAGGGAGATGTCCGGGTCCGTCAGCCTCCAAGCATCCTCACAGGTGTATAATGCAAGTAGTGAGATGTCCGGTCCGTCAGCCTCCAAGCATCCTCACAGGTGTATAGTGCAGGTAGGGAGATGTCCGGGTCCGTCAGCCTCCAAGCATCCTCACAGGTGTATAATGCAGGTAGGGAGATGTCCGGGTCCGTCAGCCTCCAAGCATCCTCACAGGTGTATAATGCAGGTAGGGAGATGTCCGGGTCCGTCAGCCTCCAAGCATCCTCACAGGTGTATAATGCAGGTAGGGAGATGTCCGGGTCCGTCAGCCTCCAAGCATCCTCACAGGTGTATAGTGCAGGTAGTGAGCTGTCCGGGTTCATCAGCCTCCAAGCATCCTCACAGGTGGATAGTGCAGGTAGGGAGATGTCCGGTCCGTCAGCCTCCAAGCATCCTCACAGGTGGATAGTGCAGGTAGAGGGATGTCCGGGTCTGTCAGCCTCCAAGCATCCTCACAGGTCGATAGTGCAGGTAGTGAGATGTCCGGTCCGTCAGCCTCCAAGCATCCTCACAGGTGGATAGTGCAGGTAGAGGGATGTCCGGGTCCGTAAGCCTCGCTAGTAAATGGTGTAACAATCACTCTGTGATATAGAAAATCCTTTAGCCTACTGATACCCCGAGGATAGGAGAAGATAGTGAGCTTCACTGGGGGGATTTGGATAAGAACCGAGGTCACAGGAATTCTTGTCCAGTCGTTTATTTTCCAATTAATATAGAAGGTATATAAAGGCAGGTAAAACATGTAGGGTAACATGTTTGGGGGTTCTGAGGACCCCTTTTTCAAGCCTAGTTTACTCTAGAAAGCTACTTACTTATATACAGTATGAGAAAGTCGGTGTCATTCTTACATGGCGTTGGGGCGGATTTGGATGACATCACTGCATAGTGTTAGATACATGTGTTAGGCCGCGCCCGACCTTGGACCTGCACAGAGAAATCTCAATGTCGGACAAGGTatcttgcattggggtattcagatgtGCTTTTCACAGATCTATTCTCCGCACGGCTTATTTTAGTCCTTGGTATGATAGGATCATGTAAATACACAGCGCATACCCATGATATAGATCTATGAATGCAGAAGAAATCTGGGCAGGTGAAAATGCCAGAAGGTCCAAATACACacagttttggtccatgaaagTGCTGCGTTTTTCATGGAATGAAAACTTTATtctcccgtgtgaatgagccttaaactcCTCTTTACCGTGGCTGTGGAGCTCTATGCACTAAGCTGATCATTCTCTTTttcggtactggtgtaccttgatgccaccggaagctaggggtttgactggAGGAACACCCCAGTCACGCCCCTAGCTCTCGATTGGCGGATTTCTCAAGGCTCCTAGCAGTAGCGTCACATGTttttttgcctgggctggaggcTTAGGGTAAGGATTTGTTTTTGTGATAGGCTTACATTCTATGTAGGcccaacaggaaaaaaaaccctaaccctccatggcATGCAAAATTCAATGCAGACGCTGGTGCAATGAGCTGTGCCTCCTCTTCTGCTGCCGCTGCCAGCGGCTCTTGCGTCCTGCCTCGCCTCATGCCGCTGCCTCTCGCAGCCTCCCAGCTGTGCTTCTGCCGTTTCAGAATAGCAATACCCGCTGTCGCCCGCCACCTCTGTCTGTAGTCTGAGTGTCGGCGCTGTACCCCTGGCGTCGCCTCTGCCTATGGTCCCAGCGTCCACGCTGTCCTCCTGCCATCATTTGTGCTCCCACCATTGGCGCTCTGctcctgcctctagcttgtagcTCCCAGCGTTGGCACTGTTTCTTCCAGGATGATGcaacacgcccccagccaatcagcagctgggggCATTAGTATATATTTTTGACAGCTGTATTATGTTGAAACCCCTTACTtccagtggcgacataatacaccaataccctctccttccttctctttagcaccgagcttcctaccttggcaGGTGGCTGAGGTGTCTAGGCAGGACTGTCAGAGTTGCGCCACCACttgtgagttgctgaacagagtggtgtggaggtgcgccagagctcagaatccaagatggtacCCACTCCCTGTGCTGGTGCCGCCCCGTACACTAGGCATTAACTGCGCTCTCCCTGGAAAGTGAGAATATAGTTTGAAATGCGCCTCTCATGCAATTGAGATTAAATAATACTTATTGCCAAGTAAAAactggacttacccggtgctagaagggttaatccggtggGGAAGGAGTTCGGATTACATGGCACACTATACAAGGAAACATAGCGAGAAAAACTACGGTGATCATTAGAATAAACATCTTACGACTTTATTGCATAGATCATCTGCTTACACCAAGATGCGGTCACCCAATACCTTGAGAATATAAAAGCTAATAAAATAGACCTCCAAATAGGATGCATACGTAAATGATACACTATGATGAATTTGTTTTCATGACCCCCAAATGATATCAGGAGGGTGCCTAGTGCAAAATAAAAATAACGATAacataaagaaaagaaaataatatTCCTTAAGAAATCGAATAGTCGGATAAAATCAAGTTTATTCTCTATAATACTATACAAATGATGTACTCACAAGCTATAGTGCTTCTTTGTGTCACGAGATTGGATAACATCTGTTAGGAAACTGCTAATTATAGTCACAATAAGATATGAATGTGTAGCATCATAAAGGAATGCTCGGTCACTAGACCTCTATACATTTTAGcgctggtgacagtgataaatTATCTCtagttttgcatgcgcaatacagctCCGCGATGTTCTTGAATATGCGGAGAAGAGAACTAACGATCCGTAATCTTCATGAGCGCATGCGCTACACGGTGTATTAAGTTGCTATGGAAACTTACATCACCATGCAACTACACCCGTTAGCACATCGATACGGACAGCGCATGTGCGAGAATCTCTCGCAAATCACGCGAGAAATAAGACTGACGTATGTTCTCCAGAAATGAGGAGATCTGTATGGTGCGGGCGAGACCTACCCCCAGAACGGGATTGGTCGATCTGTTAATGGGAGGTGGAGACACGGACATATAAGGTGAGGCTTTCACAGGTCATACCATCTCTGTACGATGCTCGTGACGAGCTGTATCGACGCTACACATTAGGGGTTTAAACATTGATCCGCTGTGTAGCTTAAAAACAGTCCTCCTGATGAACTAGCTCTAGTAATAGTCAGCTAGGGAAACGCGTAGAGGCAGAAAGACAGGATAAGATCTAGGAATCGGCTTAAGGTCTTTATCATAAATTTTGAGTGAAAGTGATGCATGGCAGCATTTGGTCACTAGTTAGCAGCAGCCCATATGTGGTGTTCAATGGTATCATATGGCTATCTAATTACTAGTAGCCTATATATGTGCTGTCCAGTGAGAACACTTGGCTGCTAACTACTTAACAGCCCATTTATGGTCTCTGATACACACATAGTGCCTGATGAGCCTAATGCACCCGCATTAAACAAAGACGGGAAATTTATGGGCAGAAACAGAGATCTGCAACCATAAGCGGGCATCATATTTATATATTTCACTAGCAGTCCACAAACTAAAGTGGACTATATAATAAATCTAAGCCGTTTCTTTGATCAGAAAGAGCAATAGTTTGCAACATTGCACTGTGCTCCATATAATGACATTTATATCCTATATTGATGTAAAGGATCTGATGAGAATCCTAATTTAAAAACATCCTCATACAGCCTGGAGCACTTAGAGTGACCAATACTATTAAAGTGCATATAGTATAAAGTGTCAGAATCGAGACaacaatcatatatacatatcacTATGGGAATATACACAATCATCTATCTCTTTAAACGTATGGGATCGGAAGTCCTATAGAGACGACCGCCATAAGGTGTATGTTACAGGATTTACATTGTCTCGACTCTATTAGATGAGTGATGACGCATCTTAAAAACATTTAATTCAGCGTCATAAGTACATCACTCACTCTCAGATCTTGAGTTGACATTATACAGCACTAGATAGCGTTACAATATATCGATTGGAACCCTGGATACggagatacatatatataattttccCAGAATAATTATTATGTCTGTGACATTGAGAAATCATAGATTTTattaaagtaaaaagaaaatatatatcaaGTGTGTATAAAATCTACTGCATTTTTGTGAGATATACAGACAACGAATACAACTCTGGGACGAGACTAGTACCATTATATCCCCCACAAGCTTTTTAAGGGTTCCTCAATTGTAACGCTAGAATA
This window encodes:
- the LOC136577667 gene encoding ubiquitin-conjugating enzyme E2 T-like, which translates into the protein MQRQSRLKRELQLLSTEPPTGISCWQVDDNMEQLRAQVVGRSGSPYEGGVFSLEVAVPERYPFQPPRLLFLTPIYHPNIDTAGRICLDILKPPPEGAWRPALNLSSVLTSIQLLMNEPNPEDPLMADIAREYKYHRAAYTATAREWTEKHAKPRDTAFSTGQKRRSADQPEPAKKPRPGLQ